A stretch of the Desulfuromonas sp. TF genome encodes the following:
- a CDS encoding DUF1302 domain-containing protein, protein MQQGLREHNEQERQNRINLKGDKQMEEFRVNKGLVKIALIVLTLTLCVPIYSHATEIDFGNSDITARFNNTIKYSVAARVRKLDEDVSATNYNPNIDAGDHNFDRGLISNRFDLLSEFDLKYKRKYGLRLSAAAWYDFVYNDETDSDLVIPNALSVDNDEFTKDTEKLHGRKAEMLDYFVFGSFRPLNKRLSMKVGQFAQLYGETLFFGANGVAAAQATPDIIKLLSVPNSQFKEILRPVEQISANLQLSSKVSLGAYYQFEWERARLPGAGSYFSFADFADEGGEVVFFPDIFTGGPAPLVLLRGDDIEGRNSGQGGVQLKIRHGDAEYGFYATRHHDKTPQFYFRPVEPLVGQSSYALVYAQDIETYGFSVSTLVGETNIAAELSYRRNTPLLATGNVVLDFAGNGDGRHNPLYPVGETWHLNVSAISVLAASPLWDGASFIGELAMNYRDHIEKNADQLDPNATRSATAVRFIFQPEYFQVMPGTDIQVPIGVGYGIEGRSSVLGAGAMPPEHGGDVSLGVKADFRKIWQAGLNYTHYFGDASGVVDPTGALSYDQFHRDRDFISFSVQRTF, encoded by the coding sequence ATGCAGCAGGGGTTGAGGGAGCACAATGAGCAGGAGAGGCAAAATCGAATTAATTTGAAGGGAGACAAGCAAATGGAGGAGTTTCGTGTAAATAAGGGATTGGTAAAAATAGCATTGATTGTCTTAACTTTGACTTTATGTGTTCCAATTTATTCACATGCAACTGAGATTGATTTTGGTAACAGCGACATCACAGCAAGATTCAATAATACTATCAAATACAGTGTCGCAGCACGAGTACGTAAATTGGACGAAGATGTCTCGGCTACAAATTATAACCCAAATATCGACGCAGGAGATCACAACTTCGATCGTGGACTGATATCTAATCGCTTTGATTTGTTAAGCGAATTTGACCTGAAATATAAACGTAAATACGGCTTAAGATTGAGTGCTGCTGCTTGGTATGACTTTGTTTACAATGACGAAACCGACAGCGATCTTGTTATTCCCAACGCGCTTTCGGTCGACAACGATGAGTTCACTAAGGATACCGAAAAGCTGCATGGAAGAAAGGCGGAGATGCTCGATTACTTTGTCTTCGGCAGCTTCAGGCCCCTGAACAAGCGCTTGAGCATGAAGGTCGGCCAGTTTGCCCAGCTTTATGGAGAGACTTTGTTTTTCGGGGCGAATGGTGTGGCCGCCGCGCAGGCGACCCCCGACATCATTAAGTTGCTCTCGGTGCCGAACTCTCAATTCAAGGAGATTTTGCGTCCTGTGGAGCAAATTTCCGCCAATTTGCAGCTCAGCTCCAAAGTTTCACTGGGCGCTTATTACCAGTTTGAATGGGAGAGAGCGCGCTTGCCGGGCGCGGGCAGCTACTTCAGTTTTGCCGATTTTGCAGACGAAGGCGGTGAGGTGGTTTTCTTTCCCGACATATTCACTGGCGGACCGGCGCCCTTGGTGCTTCTGCGCGGGGACGACATCGAGGGGCGAAATTCGGGGCAAGGTGGTGTGCAGCTTAAAATTCGTCACGGAGACGCGGAGTACGGCTTCTATGCCACACGCCATCACGACAAGACTCCGCAATTCTATTTCCGACCTGTCGAGCCTCTCGTCGGGCAAAGCAGTTATGCCCTGGTCTATGCCCAGGATATCGAGACCTACGGTTTCAGTGTGAGCACCCTGGTCGGCGAAACGAACATAGCGGCGGAACTCTCTTATCGCAGAAACACTCCCTTGCTGGCAACTGGCAATGTGGTGCTTGATTTTGCTGGCAACGGCGATGGACGCCACAATCCGCTTTATCCGGTGGGAGAAACCTGGCATCTCAACGTGTCCGCCATTTCGGTTCTGGCCGCAAGTCCCCTCTGGGATGGAGCATCCTTTATAGGCGAGTTGGCGATGAATTATCGCGACCATATCGAGAAAAACGCGGACCAACTCGATCCCAATGCAACCCGCTCGGCCACGGCGGTGCGCTTTATCTTCCAGCCCGAATACTTTCAAGTCATGCCGGGCACCGACATTCAGGTGCCGATTGGGGTCGGCTATGGAATCGAGGGGCGTTCTTCCGTGCTGGGCGCGGGCGCCATGCCGCCTGAACACGGCGGCGATGTCAGTCTCGGAGTGAAGGCGGATTTCCGCAAGATCTGGCAGGCAGGGCTCAATTATACTCACTACTTCGGCGACGCAAGTGGGGTGGTCGATCCCACGGGGGCCTTGTCCTATGACCAGTTTCACAGGGACAGGGATTTTATCTCGTTTTCTGTTCAGCGCACCTTCTAA